The following proteins come from a genomic window of Aspergillus luchuensis IFO 4308 DNA, chromosome 3, nearly complete sequence:
- a CDS encoding uncharacterized protein (COG:S;~EggNog:ENOG410PNIB;~InterPro:IPR002213,IPR007130;~PFAM:PF03982;~TransMembrane:1 (o351-372i);~go_function: GO:0008194 - UDP-glycosyltransferase activity [Evidence IEA];~go_function: GO:0016747 - transferase activity, transferring acyl groups other than amino-acyl groups [Evidence IEA]) → MAVLKTAKMYHGSGRRREIREWRIKHKIHGRFPFADAWRPDRYHISPGLKELDWPFSKMPENILPAGPILLPTASVEKQDPQMHKWLKQAPTILVNLGTLYAPDPKVAEEIATGLKGFLNAWKGEKVQILWKLPKHPHDEDDIYSRSIEPLKKETDEGSVLIRPWFEVEPMAMLQTGQIVCSVHHGGANSWYEAIQNGVPHIVLPAWQDCYENAARAEWLGIGVYGNKSRAPNISAKELSKGLLKVMSNRSYKEKATEIAKLCKKEGRVAAAEKIAELARNPEKATAIHIPEADPENQPRLYEIKNRAGQTLQTAQMPKTEGKGASKPFLTDMAESVLMTLLCTTWFHLPLLGYSLLLIPRLRLVVLLYILYIKYFSMAHKSGTLPYRNDAFRTSFVWKAFASYFPLTLYRSAPLSPRRKYIFGYHPHGVALRGAFGSFAADSVGFSSLFPGLTNTLLVKDGFFYQPFLREYLLATGASGVSRTSCIKHLTRGGHDERGMGRSIAITVGGSREYNIAKPGTMGIVIKIRKGFVRVAVETGADLVPVIAFGENELFDLIDTKSSSALGLVARAWEFAVGHKVAFSKGRFGLFCPHRKPLNVVVGKPIEVVQQRWDMDEKYVDKLHETYVQELTRLWDDWKETFGVERDVKFEIVE, encoded by the exons ATGGCTGTCCTCAAGACGGCCAAGATGTACCATGGCAGTGGACGACGTCGGGAGATCCGTGAATGGCGCATCAAGCACAAGATCCACGGTCGCTTTCCGTTTGCCGACGCCTGGCGTCCGGATAGATACCACATCTCCCCAGGCCTGAAAGAGCTGGACTGGCCATTCAGCAAGATGCCTGAGAATATCCTCCCGGCTGGGCCAATCCTGCTTCCCACCGCTTCGGTCGAGAAGCAGGATCCTCAAATGCACAAGTGGTTGAAGCAGGCCCCAACTATCCTCGTCAATCTCGGAACCTTGTATGCACCTGATCCCAAGGTTGCTGAGGAGATTGCAACTGGCCTGAAGGGATTTCTCAACGCCTGGAAGGGCGAGAAAGTGCAGATCCTGTGGAAGCTGCCCAAGCATCCacatgatgaagacgacatTTACAGCCGCTCCATCGAGCCTCTCAAGAAGGAGACCGACGAGGGAAGCGTGCTGATCCGCCCGTGGTTTGAGGTGGAGCCCATGGCCATGTTGCAAACCGGCCAGATCGTCTGCTCCGTCCACCACGGCGGTGCCAACTCGTGGTACGAAGCTATTCA AAATGGCGTTCCCCATATCGTCCTTCCAGCCTGGCAAGACTGCTACGAGAACGCTGCTCGGGCGGAATGGCTAGGCATTGGAGTGTACGGCAACAAGAGCCGGGCTCCCAACATCAGCGCTAAAGAGTTGAGCAAAGGACTACTGAAGGTGATGAGCAACCGCTCTTACAAGGAAAAGGCAACCGAAATTGCCAAGTTGTGTAAAAAAGAAGGTCGTGTCGCCGCTGCAGAAAAGATTGCAGAATTGGCACGTAACCCGGAGAAAGCGACAGCGATCCACATCCCTGAAGCCGACCCAGAGAATCAACCACGATTGTACGAGATCAAGAATCGTGCAGGCCAAACCCTCCAAACTGCCCAGATGCCCAAGACCGAAGGCAAAGGCGCATCCAA ACCCTTCCTAACCGACATGGCCGAATCCGTTCTCATGACCCTCCTCTGCACCACCTGGtttcacctccctctcctagGCTACTCTCTCCTTCTGATTCCCCGTCTCCGCCTGGTCGTTCTCCTCTACATCCTCTACATCAAATACTTTTCCATGGCCCACAAATCCGGCACCTTGCCCTACCGCAACGACGCCTTCCGCACCTCCTTCGTTTGGAAAGCCTTTGCCTCATACTTCCCTCTCACCCTCTACCGTTCTGCTCCTCTATccccaagaagaaaataCATTTTCGGCTACCACCCGCACGGCGTTGCCCTGCGCGGGGCATTTGGCTCCTTTGCCGCTGACAGCGTcggcttctcctccctcttcccaggACTAACCAACACTCTGCTCGTCAAAGACGGCTTCTTCTATCAACCCTTTCTGCGGGAATACCTCCTCGCGACAGGGGCCAGCGGCGTCTCCCGCACCTCGTGCATCAAGCACCTCACTCGCGGTGGACATGACGAGCGAGGCATGGGCCGCTCCATCGCAATCACTGTCGGCGGGAGTCGTGAGTATAACATCGCCAAGCCAGGCACCATGGGGATTGTAATCAAGATCCGCAAGGGCTTCGTCCGCGTCGCGGTCGAGACAGGAGCGGATCTAGTCCCTGTTATTGCGTTTGGAGAGAACGAGttgtttgatttgattgatacGAAGTCGTCGTCGGCACTAGGGTTGGTCGCGAGAGCGTGGGAGTTTGCGGTCGGTCACAAGGTTGCGTTTTCGAAAGGCAGGTTTGGGTTGTTTTGTCCGCATAGGAAGCCACTCAATGTTGTTGTCGGCAAGCCGATTGAGGTTGTGCAGCAGAGGTGGGATATGGATGAGAAGTATGTTGATAAGTTGCATGAGACGTATGTGCAGGAGTTGACGAGGTTGTGGGATGATTGGAAGGAGACGTTTGGAGTGGAGAGGGATGTGAAGTTTGAGATTGTGGAGTGA
- a CDS encoding uncharacterized protein (COG:Q;~EggNog:ENOG410PN36;~InterPro:IPR036291,IPR002347;~PFAM:PF08659,PF00106,PF13561;~go_process: GO:0055114 - oxidation-reduction process [Evidence IEA]), with product MAGQQLTWLVTGCSSGLGEALVRAILDKGDKAIATARGSKGVSGTDRLSSLKDAGAAVYELDMASPEEEIKKQAQDIWDKYGPIDVLVNNAGYIDISTFEEMTDDFLLNSIRINALGPFTLTRALLPRMRARKTGTILFSGSVGTYYAAPCAGPYVGPKGMIEGMVPVLATEVAPFNIRVSILTYGHFRTQVMAAGVIQYRNPNRLPEYEEMNQRAYDGCLEWSGNQPGDPRKGAELVVEAVKGEGRCKGMELPLRLPLGSDTFGIVRNTCQELMRVWDEWDGVTSRTDFE from the exons ATGGCCGGACAGCAACTCACCTGGCTTGTTACTGGCTGCTCCTCTGGCCTGGGGGAGGCTTTAGTGCGGGCTATTCTTGATAAG GGCGATAAAGCCATAGCCACAGCCCGCGGCAGCAAAGGTGTCAGCGGTACCGACcgtctctcctccctcaaagATGCCGGTGCAGCCGTCTACGAACTTGATATGGCATCTCCGGAGGAAGAGATCAAGAAACAAGCCCAAGACATCTGGGACAAGTACGGACCGATAGACGTTCTAGTCAACAACGCGGGATACATTGACATATCTACTTTCGAAGAAATGAC AGAcgacttcctcctcaactCCATCCGCATCAACGCCCTCGGCCCCTTCACCCTCACCCGCGCGCTCCTCCCCCGCATGCGTGCCCGCAAGACCGGAACTATCCTCTTCTCCGGCTCCGTAGGCACCTACTATGCCGCTCCCTGTGCGGGGCCCTACGTAGGCCCCAAGGGGATGATCGAGGGTATGGTGCCGGTTCTGGCGACGGAAGTGGCGCCGTTCAATATCCGGGTGTCGATTTTGACGTACGGGCATTTTCGTACGCAGGTCATGGCAGCTGGGGTAATTCAGTACCGGAATCCAAATCGCTTGCCGGAGTATGAAGAGATGAATCAGCGAGCGTATGATGGTTGTTTGGAATGGAGTGGCAATCAGCCGGGGGATCCGAGGAAGGGTGCTgagttggtggttgaggctgttaagggggaggggaggtgtAAGGGGATGGAGTTGCCGTTGAGGTTGCCATTGGGGTCAGATACGTTTGGTATTGTGAGGAATACTTGTCAGGAGTTGATGAGGGTTTGGGATGAGTGGGACGGGGTTACGTCGCGGACAGATTTTGAGTAG
- a CDS encoding uncharacterized protein (COG:S;~EggNog:ENOG410PNIB): protein MSKQPTKVLFLANSEHGQTNIILAITHELLVQGDVEVHIGSFPVLERRVEKLLADNAPAYDESFRSRIHFHPVRGPSNTDVFIRTGKRGAFHPPGYHGAVLGFQSLCEDIWGWTEEEYVDIYESCVEIIQEVKPSTIAIDFFFLQGRDAAYNTGHTAILINTTSLSHIVLGMQPNSAALWKYPL, encoded by the coding sequence ATGTCCAAACAACCTACCAAAGTCCTCTTTCTGGCCAACAGCGAACATGGTCAAACGAACATCATCCTGGCAATCACGCACGAGCTCCTCGTCCAAGGAGACGTTGAAGTCCATATTGGCTCATTCCCGGTCCTTGAGCGCCGGGTGGAGAAACTTCTGGCAGACAACGCACCTGCTTATGACGAGTCCTTCCGGTCGCGTATTCATTTCCACCCTGTAAGGGGTCCCTCCAACACCGATGTCTTTATCCGCACAGGCAAGCGTGGTGCCTTTCACCCCCCGGGCTACCATGGTGCTGTCCTTGGCTTCCAGTCTCTGTGTGAAGACATCTGGGGTTggacggaggaggaataCGTTGACATCTATGAGAGTTGCGTTGAGATCATCCAGGAGGTCAAGCCTTCGACGATTGCAattgacttcttcttccttcaaggCAGAGATGCTGCCTACAACACGGGCCATACAGCCATCCTGATTAATACAACCTCCCTGAGTCACATTGTGCTCGGAATGCAACCCAACTCGGCTGCTCTATGGAAATACCCCCTGTGA
- a CDS encoding cytochrome P450 (COG:Q;~EggNog:ENOG410PUIW;~InterPro:IPR001128,IPR017972,IPR002401,IPR036396;~PFAM:PF00067;~TransMembrane:1 (o6-26i);~go_function: GO:0005506 - iron ion binding [Evidence IEA];~go_function: GO:0016705 - oxidoreductase activity, acting on paired donors, with incorporation or reduction of molecular oxygen [Evidence IEA];~go_function: GO:0020037 - heme binding [Evidence IEA];~go_process: GO:0055114 - oxidation-reduction process [Evidence IEA]) — protein MYIPVILLLLALLVIYYFILPIINYFRDPKGFRKYPNLTLWSGISDLPLVYYSHKGIRYKRLLEAHKTHPVVRIGPNYLSYADPEAIKDIYGHGTTCTKDIFYSTLAGSHFHLADVVDKGEHARKRKVLSSAYALKNLETWEYKVADMTHRLIKQFDARCTDPLPKDHRPLEQDLTIDYRMWTNLFTIAAIANIGLSEDIKFLDQGNDLITSESMDGKTKRVHFRDCLFATGSATATLVWCYDWYKTLVRASKILSPTYNQKWKLNNDWDGIVYNRATTRWKRYQNGEQLDDFFSALMEDKSNVPHNLEWGEIVAEISIMMNAGSDTTGISLSNVMLLLLNNPGCLEKLRQEVDGVLDDDEIVAPYDKVKHLPYLRACLDENLRLFPPVSFALPRRTPPEGTMILSDHIAGNTSVGMSAYVVHRNESIFPDPEAFRPERWLGEKGKELQPYFIPFSTGARGCIGRNISYLEQTILVASLVHRFEFALPYPGWEPERHETTNLSSGSMPMKIWRREGAV, from the coding sequence ATGTACATCCCCGTAATCCTCCTTCTACTCGCCCTTCTCgtcatctactacttcatcctccccatcatcaattACTTCCGCGACCCTAAAGGCTTTCGCAAATACCCCAACCTTACATTATGGTCCGGAATATCAGACTTACCTCTCGTTTATTATTCGCATAAAGGCATCCGCTACAAGCGTCTACTAGAAGCACACAAAACCCACCCCGTCGTCCGCATCGGACCCAACTATCTCTCCTATGCAGACCCAGAGGCCATCAAAGACATCTACGGCCACGGGACAACCTGTACAAAAGACATATTCTACTCCACCCTCGCTGGGTCACATTTTCACCTCGCCGATGTCGTCGACAAGGGCGAACATGCACGAAAGCGTAAAGTTCTGTCCAGCGCATACGCGCTCAAGAACCTAGAAACCTGGGAGTACAAGGTCGCCGACATGACGCACCGCCTGATCAAACAATTCGATGCAAGATGCACGGATCCATTACCAAAGGACCATCGTCCTCTCGAACAGGACCTTACAATTGACTATCGCATGTGGACCAATCTATTCACCATAGCTGCTATCGCGAACATCGGTCTCAGCGAGGACATCAAATTCCTCGACCAGGGGAATGATCTAATCACATCAGAATCCATGGATGGCAAGACAAAGCGAGTACACTTCCGAGACTGCCTTTTTGCCACTGGCTCAGCAACAGCTACTCTGGTCTGGTGCTACGACTGGTACAAGACCCTGGTGCGAGCAAGCAAGATCCTGTCTCCGACATACAACCAGAAATGGAAACTCAACAACGACTGGGACGGCATCGTCTACAACCGTGCCACGACACGATGGAAGCGTTACCAGAATGGTGAACAGCTTGATGATTTCTTCTCTGCGCTAATGGAAGATAAATCTAATGTCCCTCACAATTTGGAATGGGGAGAGATCGTCGCAGAAATCAGTATCATGATGAATGCCGGGTCTGATACAACTGGGATCTCGCTGAGCAATGttatgcttcttctcctgaaTAACCCAGGTTGTCTGGAGAAATTACGGCAAGAGGTTGACGGTGTCCTAGACGACGACGAGATCGTTGCACCCTACGACAAAGTCAAGCATCTCCCCTACCTTCGAGCCTGCTTGGACGAAAATCTCAGACTGTTTCCGCCTGTGTCATTTGCGCTTCCGCGACGGACTCCGCCTGAGGGTACCATGATTCTATCGGACCACATCGCGGGTAACACGTCGGTGGGTATGTCAGCATATGTGGTCCATCGCAACGAATCCATCTTTCCGGATCCTGAGGCTTTCCGTCCGGAGAGGTGGCttggagagaaggggaaagaattgCAGCCGTACTTCATCCCCTTCAGTACTGGTGCGAGAGGATGTATTGGTCGCAATATTAGCTACCTTGAGCAGACTATTTTGGTTGCTTCGCTGGTGCATCGCTTCGAATTTGCTTTGCCGTATCCGGGGTGGGAACCGGAGAGGCATGAGACGACGAATCTTAGTTCGGGGtcgatgccgatgaagatttggaggagggaaggggcTGTATGA
- a CDS encoding cytochrome P450 (COG:Q;~EggNog:ENOG410Q1HP;~InterPro:IPR001128,IPR002401,IPR036396;~PFAM:PF00067;~TransMembrane:1 (o20-38i);~go_function: GO:0005506 - iron ion binding [Evidence IEA];~go_function: GO:0016705 - oxidoreductase activity, acting on paired donors, with incorporation or reduction of molecular oxygen [Evidence IEA];~go_function: GO:0020037 - heme binding [Evidence IEA];~go_process: GO:0055114 - oxidation-reduction process [Evidence IEA]) produces MVFAMALPSGQMPEINPSNLSLPVMAVVIIATKLNFVTGRSAHYFNSLHVSYGKIVRFAPGQATTNTIKGLRNIYGAGSGKGSTFLKTGFYKGISRRNIFTASDPVYHASVRKLFNPSMTPNSMQAHANVVLECTSRLHDVINATLKTTDTISLNRLLYCHSVDTVSEVLLGKSLGCLKRGKPYFWTEQLSRIFFWATIRDQFAGSGVPTMIKMMLRYLIRKGVRSRAEQARMRLINEQLTASHTRRDIMVEVMERAATSDLPVDEIAENFSAIMLAGFHTTQNALCATIYFVLTHPEAHAKLISELQAAFASPEDVSGDVAASLPYLNAIITESLRLYPPVPLGGPRVSPGAYVDGTYIPAGTEICTSLFALHHNPEYFNEPYEFIPERWTDPESTDKKEAVQPFLVGSRSCVAKYFAKQMMQLTLASFFMEYEAEYIGPVKDWQRESRCYAFWEVPDLKLKLRKREAI; encoded by the exons ATGGTGTTTGCGATGGCCTTGCCTTCGGGCCAAATGCCCGAGATTAACCCTAGCAACCTGTCCCTGCCGGTCATGGCGGTTGTCATT ATTGCTACCAAGCTCAACTTTGTCACTGGACGGAGTGCACACTACTTCAACTCCCTCCATGTCTCATACG GAAAAATTGTCAGGTTCGCCCCAGGAcaagccaccaccaacaccatcaaaGGTCTTCGTAACATTTATGGCGCCGGATCTGGCAAAGGCAGCACCTTCCTCAAGACCGGCTTCTACAAGGGCATCTCTCGCCGCAACATCTTCACGGCCAGCGACCCGGTCTACCATGCTTCCGTTCGGAAGCTGTTCAATCCCTCCATGACTCCCAACAGCATGCAAGCTCATGCAAACGTGGTTCTGGAGTGTACCTCGCGCCTCCACGATGTCATCAATGCTACTCTTAAGACCACCGACACCATCAGTCTCAACCGGCTGCTTTACTGCCACTCCGTGGACACCGTCTCCGAAGTGCTCCTTGGCAAGTCCTTGGGCTGTTTGAAGCGAGGCAAGCCGTACTTCTGGACCGAGCAGCTCAgccgcatcttcttctgggccACAATCCGTGACCAGTTTGCTGGGTCTGGAGTCCCCACTATGATCAAGATGATGCTGCGCTACTTGATCCGGAAGGGTGTCCGCTCTCGTGCAGAGCAGGCTCGGATGCGACTCATTAACGA GCAGTTGACTGCGTCCCACACCCGTCGCGACATCATGGTCGAAGTGATGGAGAGAGCCGCCACCAGTGACCTGCCAGTGGATGAAATTGCCGAGAATTTCTCAGCCATCATGTTGGCTGGCTTCCACACCACTCAAAACGCTCTCTGTGCCACCATCTACTTTGTTCTGACACACCCTGAGGCCCATGCCAAGCTGATCAGCGAATTGCAAGCGGCGTTCGCCTCCCCTGAAGATGTCTCTGGAGATGTCGCCGCGAGCCTACCCTACCTGAACGCCATCATCACGGAGTCTCTCCGTCTGTACCCACCAGTGCCTCTTGGAGGCCCGCGCGTCTCACCGGGAGCCTATGTTGACGGGACTTACATTCCAGCCGGG ACCGAAATTTGCACATCCTTGTTTGCGCTACATCACAATCCGGAATACTTCAACGAACCATATGAGTTTATTCCTGAGCGGTGGACAGACCCCGAATCCACCGACAAGAAGGAGGCAGTTCAGCCCTTCTTGGTGGGAAGCCGGTCCTGCGTTGCCAAGTACTTCGCGAAACAGATGATGCAACTTACTTTAGCGTCATTCTTCATGGAATACGAGGCAGAGTACATTGGTCCTGTCAAGGACTGGCAGCGGGAGAGTCGCTGCTATGCCTTCTGGGAGGTGCCCGATTTGAAGCTGAAGCTCCGGAAGCGAGAGGCTATCTAA